One genomic window of Paenibacillus xylanilyticus includes the following:
- a CDS encoding YlaH-like family protein, producing MQAWFASHPIVAYIVIFVLITYVYNKVFRVRQKLPLVKEIFLYLLMAMGTFMLLIFQIDKLPIIQCLLVAVGLMLLVRVRYFIEGRQKKKAEAAARNS from the coding sequence ATGCAAGCATGGTTCGCATCACACCCGATCGTAGCCTACATCGTCATCTTTGTGCTGATTACTTACGTATATAATAAGGTGTTTCGGGTACGTCAGAAATTGCCGCTCGTTAAGGAAATCTTTCTTTATCTATTGATGGCGATGGGCACATTCATGCTTCTTATTTTTCAGATCGACAAGCTCCCGATTATTCAATGTTTGCTGGTAGCTGTTGGTTTGATGCTGTTAGTGAGAGTGCGCTATTTCATCGAAGGTCGTCAAAAGAAAAAGGCGGAAGCTGCCGCCAGAAATTCATAA
- a CDS encoding LCP family protein, with protein MNSNSNGLPPRRQAPSHSGASGSNNSKGKPPKKKKRMRTFAKFVLSLLVIAIIVGGGYLYWVYNQVADTGIDKPVPPGMSAKTKPITMLLLGTDNRPETGTYLSDVVMVAAMNPDTKTATIVSLPRDTRIELEGYKANKLNSYYPKFKAQEKTSGKNAEDQMKEMMGKYFDVDINYTTVLNFQAFRDAVDAVGGVDVTVDKNMCYRDTADNTDINLVAGDQHLDGKQALDFVRYRKSNCDPKTAESNDFDRNKRQNQVLNSMLDQMKSLGGVTKISKVIGAIDDNMTTDVESEQMKNFISTYWNISKSDVHYTPVTGDWRSPYVYVNETELANAKQALQDTLSGKVTATPAAE; from the coding sequence ATGAACTCGAATTCGAACGGACTGCCTCCGCGTAGACAGGCACCATCCCATTCCGGAGCTTCAGGGTCTAACAACAGTAAAGGCAAGCCACCGAAAAAGAAAAAGCGGATGCGCACATTTGCCAAATTCGTTTTGAGCCTTTTGGTGATTGCCATCATTGTAGGTGGGGGATATCTCTACTGGGTGTATAATCAGGTGGCGGACACCGGCATTGACAAACCAGTGCCTCCAGGGATGTCAGCCAAGACCAAGCCCATTACCATGCTGCTGTTGGGTACAGATAACCGTCCTGAAACCGGAACGTATCTATCCGATGTTGTCATGGTAGCAGCTATGAACCCGGATACCAAAACGGCCACTATTGTTTCCTTGCCGCGTGATACGCGGATTGAACTTGAAGGATACAAGGCGAATAAACTGAATTCATACTATCCTAAGTTTAAAGCCCAAGAGAAGACCTCAGGTAAGAACGCTGAGGATCAGATGAAAGAAATGATGGGCAAGTATTTTGACGTCGATATCAATTACACAACGGTGCTTAACTTCCAGGCATTCCGCGATGCTGTTGATGCCGTAGGTGGTGTGGATGTGACGGTCGACAAAAATATGTGTTACCGGGATACGGCCGACAATACAGATATTAATCTGGTTGCGGGTGATCAGCATCTGGACGGTAAGCAAGCACTCGATTTTGTGCGCTACCGCAAATCCAACTGTGATCCCAAAACGGCTGAATCCAATGACTTTGACCGTAATAAGCGGCAAAACCAGGTACTGAACTCCATGCTGGATCAGATGAAATCGCTTGGTGGTGTGACGAAGATTAGCAAAGTCATTGGTGCAATTGATGACAATATGACAACCGACGTGGAATCCGAACAGATGAAAAACTTTATTTCGACGTATTGGAACATTTCCAAATCGGATGTGCACTATACGCCTGTGACGGGGGACTGGAGAAGCCCTTATGTTTATGTGAATGAGACGGAGCTGGCCAATGCAAAGCAAGCCTTG